DNA from Polaribacter sp. NJDZ03:
TTTTGCAAACGCCATGCTACAATAGAAAATTCTTTTAAAACCCAATCACTAGAAAGTTGTGTAAAATCGTACGCGGTAATACAACCTTTTTCTTCCAATCTTTTTTTTAAACGACTCCCAATTCCCCAAACATTGCCAATTTTTGTCCATTTTAAGGCTTTGATTCTTTTTTCGTCAGAATCTATAATACAAATTCCTTTCGATTGTTTTAGGTTAGAGCGCGCAATTTTATTGGCGACTTTTGTCAATGCTTTGGTTGGCGCAATTCCAACGCAAGTTGGTATGCCTGTCCATTTTAAAATACGACTTCTCATTTTTGTAGCGTATTCTTCTAAATTGTAGTTCTCAAAACCTTTTAATTCTAAAAAAGATTCATCAATAGAATAGACTTCTACATCCGGAGAAAAATCTGCTAAAATATTCATTACTCTGGCACTCATATCTCCGTATAAAGGATAATTAGAAGACAAAACAGTAATATTATTTGCTTTACAAAAAGCATCCCATTTAAAAATAGGCGCACCAAAAGGCAGTTGTAATTTCTTAGCTTCGTCGCTCATAGAAATAACACAACCATCATTATTACTTAAAATAGCAACGGGTTTTCCTTGTAAGTTTGGGTTAAAAACCCGCTCGCAAGAAGCATAAAAATTATTACAATCTACTAGTGCAAACATGCTATAAAAGTACCTAAAAATAGTAGGCAAAATAGCGTTGTTAATATCTTAATTTATTGGATAAATTTTAAAGAAAAGAGGATTGAAATAAGTGATGTTTTTGATACTCGACAAAATTCACCTAAAATTAAACGAAATAAATAAAATAGACATTGTCATGCTGAACTTGTTTCAGCATCTCATTAAAGTGATCGATATAGCTAAGAGAATCTGAAATAAATTCAGATTGACAAAATTTTACTTTAAAGACACTTTACTGTAAGCCTTTTTTAATTTCTAGCATCTCATTAAAGTGATCGATATAGCTAAGAGAATCTGAAATAAATTCAGATTGACAAAATTTTATTTTAAAGACACTTTACTGTAAGCATTTTTTAATTTCTGAATAACAATCTCAATTTCTTCTATAGCCAAATGACCAAAACCAAAACGGATTGCACACGTGTTTTTATCTTGATACAGAATTGTTTTGGGTAGAAATAAATCGTTTTTTTCTGCTTCTTCAGCTAGTTTTACCAAAGAAATTTGTTGTGAAAATTGCAACCAAAGTGCTAATCCGCCAGCAGGAATTTCCCATTTCGCCGTTTCAGAAAAATAGTGCGTTAAGAGTTTACACAAACAATCTCGTCTTTGTTTAT
Protein-coding regions in this window:
- a CDS encoding Y-family DNA polymerase, producing the protein MFALVDCNNFYASCERVFNPNLQGKPVAILSNNDGCVISMSDEAKKLQLPFGAPIFKWDAFCKANNITVLSSNYPLYGDMSARVMNILADFSPDVEVYSIDESFLELKGFENYNLEEYATKMRSRILKWTGIPTCVGIAPTKALTKVANKIARSNLKQSKGICIIDSDEKRIKALKWTKIGNVWGIGSRLKKRLEEKGCITAYDFTQLSSDWVLKEFSIVAWRLQKDLQGISKIPLEEVSSKKMIATTRSFEYTYSDIDNIKERISTFAASCAEKLRNQESSCHMLIVQLSSDRHKKEFQQHRESTTVVFSSPTDSTLTIANAAVEAVKTIFKAGIKYKRAGVIVTGLVPNDNFQLNLFSNENPKHKPLMSAIDKLNRKFKADKIKLGNQDLNRTWKMRQERLSARFTTNINDVLIVK